AATAAGTGTGGGACTATACTTCAGGCCTGTCGACGAACAGAGACCAAGTTTTAAATAGTTTTGTGGGTAAAAGAGCTTTGAGCTATTCTCATCCGACTTCGACGAGactatatttttgttcaagAGCCTCTCATACGTGGAcccattttttgtttctggctCAGTTTTCGAAAGTTCTGTTGAGGCCTCGGCACTGATGAAGTCGGATAATTTTCTTGACAGACTTTTCAGAGTCTCGATTAGATTTTCCGGTATTTTCTGACGAATATAGCTGTCAAATACTGCGACTGCTCCGATCACGTAACGATCTGGGCTCATCAAGGGAACGGCGGCATAAAATTTAATGAAGGGATGGCCATGAACGAATGGATTGTATTTCATCCTCCAGTCTTGGCTTGcatcaagaagaacaaaatgATCTTTCGATAGTATTGCATGTCCGTCTATTGAGATACTCCTGGAGAAGTTGCTAATGGGAAATCCAAACTCAAATTTTACTATCTGTCTTGATCGGTCTACTAGTGATATCGTTAGGCCCGACACTTGGTATTGCGACATCATATTTGCCATGAGACTCCTGAAGCATGCTAACTTGTTCCATTGCCTTCTGTTTAAATATTCTTTAACAGCCTCCACTCTCTGTGGTTCGTCGTGTGATTCAGGGGGGATCATTAGCCCACTCCCCTTGAAACAAGCGGGTAATTTTGTGTCTGATTGGTTTTCTACGCATCTTCCGTACTTTTCTAGAAAGTGAGGCCAAGACTCTAAAACGTCATTGAATGCAAGCTTTGCCCGAGATTTTTCTGGGAAAACGAACCAGTTGTGTCCTGCCCCTTGCCTCGTCCCGTTGGAGTTGTCTCTGACTTGGATATAATTTCTACTAAGCTCTTTTCTGTCCTTGTACTTGCGTTGTTGAGTAGTTATCGAGGCGTATGCTGATTTCACAACTTCTTTGGGTGATAGTAATGGTGTTGATAGATAATTAGTTCTCCGCTTTCTGTTGCTTCGAGGTTTTTCTTCCTCGATTTGGGTTCCTGTGAGTACTCTCGTGCGCCCACGGTCATTCTGACCACCAACCCTGAACTCTGCTAAATTTATTGGCGTCGCCATTGATTGTGGCTAGCAAGAGTAATATTTGTCGCTTGCTTGGAGCAGTTCGTAGTCTGGTGGTTATGGGTACCACCATAGTTTGTTATTGCTGGAGTTTTTGATCCATCTGCTTATTACGGTAGATAAAGGCTTACTCGCATTACAATAATTAACAGTTTCAACCAATTTCCGAATCCATgtgattatttatttatcttgTATTAACTACATACGAATGTCCTGTACTTTCTATATTTACTCTAAAGTCCATAGTGAACAGAgaattataataataatatcgaAGATAAACTTGAGGCGCTTACTATACATAAGTAGTACAAATCAAGCTAATAGTCAAATCTCGCCAAGATTACCGTTCGTGTTACCTCTGCTGTTTAATTCGATGACAGTTGCCCTTCTGTTTATAATTAGATCTTTAGTATATCAATGATTACAAGGTAGAATGTTTCTGTTACTGGATGCGGTTGTCTGCCTAGCATGCCTGGACCAACTTTGAGAACAGTAAGGTAGgcaacaataaataattaacGATGCttaaagtcctatactTTACACAACGAACGTACAAATCATATTGTTTCAAATCCcatttttatatatcaCCAGGAGGACCACTCTTATATTGACCTGATTGCAGGCTGTTTACTTTGCTATTTTGAGCTCGATATATTTGAGCCCATTGGATTCCCCATTATATCAAAATGACTTACGATATTTCAATGAGTACATGGGAAAACGGTTCAGCAACCAGGTTTACGCCTTTAGTAACGCTTACTGGGAAAAAACCGGTACTAGTCATCTCTACCATAAGAGAACAACGTCTAAAGTAATCGCAGAGTTTTGGCCAAAAAGGCCAATACCGCTTTTAAGCCCTTCTTGGAATCAAGGGGAACTTTAAGATCTAGCGTTGCAGAAGCGTCACGCAAGATCTGACGATGATTTTCAGTGACTGGACACTCACATAATAGATGTTtaacatcttcttcctctccACATTCACATTGACGAGGTcggttgttgattttaaaCCTCTTGAAGAACATTCCAAACGCTCCTTTGGCTGTTCGCAACTGCACCAGTTTACTGAGTTCATTCTTTGAGGATTCATTTAAGAAATATCTTAAAGGGTTTTTGTGGTCTGCCATTATATAACCTTGGAAGAGTAAATGGCCGGTAAAACTCTCCTTTTGCAGACGTCTGGTATTTCGATTCCCATATTGTGTGATGTCTTTGATGAATCTTTTGCTTTAGTTCACTCTTGACCTTCCGAGTTTTACTTTCGGTTTccttgttcttctttcttccaCGGTGATTTCCTTCGTCGAATCCGGTCCTGAAAGATATCTTCTTTAGGTAGAACCTCATAGAGTCGTTGGACCAACTCATTGTGTTCCGTATGCTTACTCCACCATCTAGGCTTAGTATTAACTGGGTTCTGAGGGTCCGCATTACGATGTAGTCGCATGATATAATTATCCTGTAAGGCATCATATCGTTGCTCTACAGGCATGATGTCAGTATCTTTATGGAGGCAATCGATGGGTGTTTGATGGTAAGCACCCAATATGGCTCGCAATTCCGCATTTTGAATGCGTTAAGCTGCTCCCGTTCTTGTTTTGATGTCTTAGGATACCTCACTGGACTTGCATACTCCAATATGGGTCTTACACAGCCTTGGTATAGGTTGCGCATCTATGCGCCTTGACACCCAAGGGTACTCCCCCCAAACGGCGTATAACTCCTAAGACCATTTCCTCCTTTTTCGCTATCGCTTCAGCTTGTTTGGAGAACTTCCACTGACTATCTACCATCACTCCCAATAATTTGGGCGTGGGCGAAGCCTGTTCTTGTAACGCAGACTGCACTTCCTTTTCACGCAGTCTTGAACAATTCACACTGGTTTCGATTGGCTTTATCCCCTTAGTGGAAAGCGGTACCGAAGGAAAGAGGCTGTCCAATAAATCTGTTCCCCATACGTCTGCGTATGTCTATCGTCATCAATACGCAGCGCGGGCATGAGGGATACGgggttttgttttggtttCACCAGCTTGAGAGCCAGCCAAACAGTTTGACTACTCAACTGTGACAAAAACAATTCCAGCTCTTCGCCTTAGCGATCATGAGTTCTCTTTTGTAGCGTGCATTAGCTTCCTGGCGCTCTAGAAGTTAGTATAAGAAGACTTAATGATAACCAAGCTTAGTCTTTCAACTTCTAAGGGAAACTACGAGCATTTATAAATCTTGGATCCCAGGGTTAGGTTACCTGTATTTtgactgataagataagagGTGACAGGTAAAAGGAAACTATGTCTGCAACATCCGTATTAGGACTTCGTGGCCAAGCTGGTTAAGGCGTGCGACTGTTAATCGCAAGATCGAGAGTTCAATCCTCTCCGAGGTcgtttttttgttctttcagGCtatcttttttcttttagcCTGCGTCAACAGAAACAAGTCACCACCGGAAAAGAGCAGCTTAATACAGAAATTTAATAAAACAGTGAAATAAGAATAGAAACTAAACAAACATAAAAGCAATGGCAAAGATAGCAGCAAGCACACCTGTGGATGCAGTATTCACAGGTGAACCAGCCTTCGAGGTGGAGGTTTTCTTGGGTTCGCTTTCCGTCTTGTTTTCAGTAGTATTACCGCTAGTAGTAACAGTTCCACTAGGAgagttgatttgattgtCCGCGGAAACGGTAATATTGACATTCTCAATCGTGTTGTTATTACTGTCAAACACGTTATAACTAGTGCTAGTAGTGTTCAAGTCAATAATCTTTCCCAGATTCTtgttaccaccaccattcTTCAACAGCTCAGGGGCCGGACAGGGTGGAAGCTTCCAACTAGTCTGGAAGCCACTATAGTCACTAACAAGTGACGCACTACAGGCAGGAGCATCTACAGCAGCGGGTATATCATTGGCAGATGTGGTCGGCAACTTGATCTTGTTATAAGCTGATTGCAAATTATTAAAGTCCTGTCTCAAAGTAACATCGCCATTATCATCAATGGTGACAAGTCCATAGTTGGATACTTCCTGAGAATATTCATAAACCAAACCGCCAGAGAAacattttcaagttcagcGTAAATACCCTCATTGACCTCAGTAAACGTACGAGGGGAAACCGTATTACAGCCATACTCGGAAAGAAAAACAGGAATACTAGTATCATTAAAAGAAGACTCAAGAGTTCCGTATCCACTGGACTGCCAATCGTTCTGTCCTGAACACCATTCATAGGAATTCAGACCGTAAAAATCAGACTTAGACGTATCATTGCCACACTGTAAATATTGCCAGGTGGCTAATCTCAAAGCAATATCATCTGTAGAAGAGTACCCCACAGGGATAGGACGATCTGCGTGCAAACTGATATATTGCTTCATATCTCTCTGGACAGCACGAATATATTGAGGAGTGGCTTCAGCAGAGCCTTTATCATTAACAACTTCGTTACcagaaaagaaaccaagAACATTAGGATAACCTTTGAAGGCATCGATAACACCGAAGACGTTGTTAAGATAACCCTCGTTATAAGTGCTATTTGGATCACTTCTGCTGAGTGACTGGTAAGGGTTGTTAACGTCTAAAACAACATAAATGCCGGCAGCATTAAATACAGACATGCAAGCGTCGTGGTTGAGCCAGGGGTTAACGGAATAAACACGAATAGTGTTGACacccagctgctgcaggACGAAGGCGTCACGAAGACAAGCATCTTGATCTGTTAAGACATCGGAGCTTCCCGAGGGGTCAAACGAGGATGAGCCACCAGGTTGGTAGTCGACTCCAAGGATAATAAATTCCTGACCAGCATCGGATGCTTGCGTACCTGGCCTAACAAATCTTGAGCCCTTGATGGTAATAGGAATTAACCCAGACACGGTACTGGCGAGGACAGCAACTGAAAGACCAAATAGGGAAAAAGCTTTGACCATTTTTGCAATGTCAAATAGTAAATAATCAGAAACGAAACAAACAATATAGATCAGCGATAGTGAATGCCAAAAAAACACGTAACGGATAGAAAGGAACTGACTGCCGATAAAACTTAGGAAAGATTCCCTGAGGTCTAAATTGTATATAACAGAAAATACACCAGTGAGAGCTGGAACTTTTTTAAACGAATGTGATGGTTTAACagaaatcaaaagaaagtaaaaACACTCTTTGCTCCGAATTCAGGACGTTGGTAAAGTTAAATATCTGGGagttttgttctttcaAGGGGCTTGCAGTGGAATTTATAAAACTGCATGGCATGATATGAAATTAACGCGCGGCGGTACATGCACGGAAACACGATTAAGCGACGCATTAAGCGACGCGTATAATCAGATCTCTCAGTTTTGACGGAAAGAGGTAAACAACATCTTGAGGCTAACACAAGTATATTTTATGGAAATTATGTCGCAGATTAATAGGGGTCCCACTCTCAGCAATTATTAGTTATAATATTCATATTTTTGGTCGAGATATTATCGAAAGATAGTTTAAAATTCAAGCTTTGAACTAGTCACGAGATGGGGACTGACCTGTGTTTGAAGGCACCAAGTAAGTAGTGAGGCGTAAGAGTCAAAAGGGAGGTACGATTCATATTGCTCCAAATTATCTTCACAACGAATAAAATATAGTTCTGTACTGGCAGATTGGTGGCCGAATAAACTATCTTACATAGAAGTTTCTAAACTATAAGTTATAGTTAGCGGTCGTGAGATCTTCGGAAAATCTTCGGTAAGTAGTAGATCTTGATCTATAAAGAAGATGATTAGTCGTACTTAATATCTATTAAGcttataataaataagaggAACATGCAGACTAAACAAAAAagcaacaaataaatagaacaaaaacaaaaaataaaagcaaaTTAGAACACagacaaaaacaaaaatcgttaaataaacaataaatcAAAGCACTTCGGGCAAATTCCGACTAAGGGAACTAAAAAGCACAATAAGATCACTTGAGGCGAGAGTTGTATGAAGTTGTGCCAGGGAACTGCTTATAATCAGGAGCATTCCAAGGGGCATTCTCCTTTTTAGGCGCAGGGTCAAAAAAACTTCTGAGTGAGTTTTTAGTCTTTGACATCTTGGTTAATGTTGCTTCAGatgaaacagaagaaagtGTAGCTTCAGAAGAATTAGATTTGATGGACTTGAGCTTGAAAGTCATTTTTAATTGTGTAGGAGAAATATTAGATAAGGTCGTTAATAGTTGTAGACAAGTAATCTTAATAGTAGTGTATCGTTTGAGTTGTTTTTTATAATGTCTGGGGATACAAAAGAGATCTTAAACCGACATTGTCGACCCTTTTTATATTCTGACACCCCTTATTGTTGCCACCAAGGTATTAGCGTAGAAAAGCAGCAACATTTAGGGCTTGGTCATGGTCGCTTTTGGTCACACGTCGTTTTCTTTCATGCTTGAACTTGTTTTGATCCTAGTGTATGTCGTTTGTCCAATGCTTGTCCCGAGATCTGAATTATGGGCATAGTTGCCGATCACATTGCAGAAAGTCGTGACGCATCGTGCATATATGACTTACAATGACTAAAAAGTGATTCATTCAATCTGACTCCATTATAATTTTGATCCTGAGATTCTATGAGACTAAACAGTATGAATAAGAGCCAATTGTGATAATTCGACTCTCTTAGTGGGTTCAGATTGTTACTATTTATATCCTTATCAATTTTTCGCATTCCGAAGGCTCGGCAACTTGTACTTTGTTGGATGTTGGATTAGACGACGTCTGCAGCGCACACATGGTAGGGAGAAGATCGACAACTCTATGCAAGATATCGAGAGCACTAAATTAGGGGAGAACTGATGAAAGAGACAGTATCAAACTGTGGCGTCCGATCGCGGGGTCTGCATCTCAGCTAGTGGTAATGGTCACATTGTGGCGGCTGCAGGACGGAAAAGACATGGGCAAGATTTGGTCACAGTGAGAAAGTGGCGACAGAATTTTTATATACGGAATCCGAATATGTAGTGCGTGGTTTTCAACCTCTCAGTTCATCAAAAATTGAATTAACTAAATTGCTTGGTCCTCATAGAATTTTACCTGAACTGGTTCTAATTTTAGAGCTGCCTGCTCTCTTAGCCCAGTAGCTAACCCGAACTAGAAGTCCAATTGTCAAATTCTAACCAATTGTCCCTTGCCAATACGGATTGACTCTACAGCAGAGGACCACTGTGTGTGTGTAATGGTcgtataaatatatattttgcatGGCATGTTAAAAGAGTGGAGAATATATTGTCCAGAGTGGGGTGAGTAGAGATTGGAGAAGTATGTGTTCAGGAATAAACATCGGAAATAGCACTCACTGTTCCCAGGCGCTATTTCTTCAGGGATTTGGCAGACAATCCTTCTGTTAACAGAATCCCGTAGAATACTAAACCAGCCCAACCAATCAAATTCAACAAAACAGAAATACCATGGGTTGCACCAAATTGCTTATTTAGCTTCTTCATTTCATCACTTGCTGTGGGATCTTTGTAGCTCTTACCCTCAAGTTCGACCCGGGCATCTCTCTGAGTTTTAATTCTGTTGGACTTTGGCCCTAAGTACGCAGCATTAATAATGCCGCCTGTCAATGAGCCACCTAGAGCGGTATAGGCAGCAGCTCCGAATGCAAATGGAGGGGTAAGCAACAAAAaggcagaggcagcagcctgGAAGGTAAAATAAGCGGGAAAAATGTGTGATTGGAGGGTGGCAAACTGGTTCAAAGGAAGGACCTTGTATGCAACAATTCCGGCATAGAAAGATTGATACGAGGTGGCCCCAAACAGTGCAGAGTAGACAAGGAGGTGATACGGTGCGACTGAAGACAATGTTGCAAGAACAGCCATTTTCTGATAATACAAGTGGATGCTGTTTTGACTGGTACAGTTGTGTGATATTGAAGGTAAGTTCAATGCAGAATCTCAATTCAGCTGCATGTCAGTCAATTACAGGGGCAGCACAGTGAATACGTAGATTACGACTAAACAAGGCCAGACAAGGCCTAATATAACTAAGGAAGAGCAACCCATAGTATTTTCATACAATTATCTGACCGATGAACTTCTAATTGGTGATATATACATGCCAAACCTCCACCCACGTAACTATTTTATGACGGCTTACCCGGATCGATTCATGTGGGGCTCAATATCTCTATGGGCGACTGCCATTTCTAGACTTGGTGTGCAATGGCGACCACCAATATTAAAAgattattatcatttggCTTTGATCCCTCTTATTCGTCCATTTGGGCGATACTAATATGGGTTGTCGATGTGCCATTATGTTATCTTATTATCAAAAGAATCCCATACACCGAGATAGATTGGGTAGCATATATGGCCCAAGTGAAGCAGGTTGTTGAAGGAGAGCGTGACTATATTCAGATCAAGGGTGATACTGGTCCATTGGTTTATCCGGCGACTCATGTTTGGATATTTCAAGCTCTTTATGAGATAACCGAGGAAGGAACCAATGTTAGGAAAGcacaatatatttttatggGTCTCTATCTTGTGACCTTGGCTCTTGTTCTAAGGATATATGTTAAGGCGAAAGCACCCCCTTATATTTTACCATTGTTAGTGCTTTCCAAAAGATTGCATAGCATTTATCTACTTAGATTATTTAATGACTGCTTTGGTACTCTCACGTCTGTCCTCGCAATATTATGTTTGCAATCCCGTAAATGGACCATGTCAGGCATCATGTTCAGTCTGTCAATTTCTATTAAGATGAATGCGCTGTTATTCTTGCCTGGTGCTGGAATGATATATCTCAGCACAATTGGATTCAAACGGAGCATTCTATTGGGGATTCCAATGGCAATGATTCAATTAGTAACAGCATTGCCGTTCTTGTGTTCTCACCCTATATCGTATATATCTCGTGCTTTCGAATTTTCTCGTACTTTTTTCTACAAATGGACAGTCAACTGGCGCTTTATTGGTGAGGAGCGATTTCTATCAAAAGAATTTTCTATATCATTGCTCATACTTCATATTTCTCTATTGTCAGCTTTTTGCTCTAAATGGTCTAAGATTTTACGAGTAGACAGATCACCTAAAAAAATTGTTCAGGTTGCTGCAATTTCCAACATTATTGGCATCCTCTGTGCTCGATCGTTGCATTATCAATTTTACAGCTGGTTCCAATGGACAGttccttttcttttgtgGACGTCGTCATTGCCTTGGCCTGTAGGCTATCTTGTATACTTTGCTCAAGAATATGCGTGGAATGTATTCCCCAGTACTCCACTAAGTTCGGGCATTGCTGTTGCTTGCTTGGCTTCCATAGTCATCTCCAACTATTAAATCATTGAGGTAATGGGGCTATTATATGTAAGATGATCAAGCTGGGCTTGTGCACCATCAAGACGCCTAAATGGGAGTAAATGTTAAAAATTATAcagtagaaaataaataaaaacaaaccaattAAGACAAAAAACAGAATTCAttcaaaattgaaaaaaacGTGACATAAAATTTCATCAACTGGCACTACTGCCATTTGTAGCGACAGATTTACCGTTACTTTTGCTTGCATTGCCTCGGTTACTCTCGCTGACTCCCGTAAGTTGGCTACTAGCACCTGAATGTCCCGCAGAAGGCAGTAACGACACAGACTTAGGTGCCGAAACACCGGACTTGCCGTTATTCTTAGCAAGAGCAGTGTTAGCCTGAGCTGGTCCCAGAGCAAGGTTACGGAGCTGGTTAACGCTATGAACACACTTATTAATAGTTTGAACCAGTAATGCTGGTTTCAAAGGCTTAGACAGATACTCATCCATTTGCGCTTGCATACAGCGTTCTCTGTCCCCCAGCATGGCATGTGCCGTTAGCGCAACAATCGGAGTCCTGGTCCTTATAGTGATATTCTGTTTCTCCCATTCTCTGATCTTTGCAGTAGCTTCAAAACCACCCATTTCAGGCATTTGAACATCCATGAGAACAACGTCATATCTCTTACGCTTGACAGCTTCAAATGCTTCCAAACCGTTTTCTACCACTTCTACACGATGCTTGTACTTTTCCAGAATCCGTACAGCTAGTTTTTGATTCACCACATTATCTTCAGCCAGAAGAATGTGAAATTGTTTTGCACCATCTGAATTAAGCGGAGCAGCACGACTTTCAAGAGCAGGTCTTAGTACGTTTCCTATGTCATGGGTAGAGCAGGGCGTATTACCATAAGACGTAATACCTAGATCGAGACACAACTTCAGGTTCACTTGTGGAATACAAGGGTTGAGTAACACTAATGGAATGTACTTCAGATGGTTTAACATTCTCAATTTAGTTGCAACTTCTAATGTGTCCACAATAATCGTATCGAATTTGGGACCAGTATAATTTTCTGGCAAGGGCGCCTCTTCTACTGAATGCACAACAATACAGTTGAGATAGAGTCGTGCCATATTTTCAACAAGTTGCTCTGTCACTTGTGGTTCGTGGACAGTgtcaataaacaaaacataATGATTACGGAAAGGTGCAATGCTTTCAAGAAGCTGAGTGAGGCCAGCATCAGCGGGTTGAAGAGCCAATGTAAAATAGAACTGGGATCCTTTACCATATACGGATTTGACCCAAATATCACCACCCATCAAGTTTATCAATCGTTTCGAGATTGATAGACCAAGACCAGTGCCACCAAACTTTCTTGTAGTAGATCCATCAGCTTGACAGAAAGTATCGAAGATTACATCAAGCTTATCACCTTGGATACCTATACCAGTATCCGACACACAGAATTCAATCATCATTTCATCAGGGTTTCCCTTCGACTGATCATCTGCCTTTCGTACACTAAGAGCTACTTCACCGCTCTCTGTAAACTTAATAGCATTACCAACAAGGTTCAAAATGACTTGCCTCAATCTGAATGAATCACCAACTAAACTATCTGGAAATGTGTTGTCAATCTTGTAGACCAGATCTAGCGGTTTTTCATTTGCCTTGACAGCTAGAGTCTTGAGAGCACCGAATACAGTGCCACgcaaagaaaaagcaatcTTCTCAATGGTCATTCGATTGGCCTCAATCTTCGAGATATCTAAAATATCATCGATGATTGTTAGTAGCGAGTTGGCTAAATTGTGAACAATTGAGAGCATTTCCCTCTGATATTGAGTCAATTCAGTATCTAAAGTCAACTGTGTCATTCCAATGACACCATTCATTGGAGTACGGATTTCGTGAGACATATTAGCCAAAAATTCAGATTTGGCTCGATTGGCCaactcagcagcttcaCGGGCAGCTGTGTTCCTTTGAATAGATTCTCGCAAGTTTAGAACCATCTGGTTAATTTTCGTTTTAAGGGCGTCCATCTCACCGCTTGCTTCTACGGTAATAAATCTTGTAAAATCACCatcagtggcagcagcagtgatcTGTGCAAATGCACGTACTTGTGTTGTCAAATTGGCAGCCATTGTATTGACATTGGTGGTGATTTCTTTCCAGAGCCCATCGACATCCGATACTTGGGCTTGGACACCTAGTTTACCATCGATACCGACATCTTTGGCGACACGCGTTACTTCAGAGGCGAATAACTGTAATCGGTCCACCATCTTATTGATAGTTGATTTCAGTGCTAGCATTTCACCTTGCGCATGAACGTCAATTTTTTGAGACAAGTCACCTTCGGCGACTGCGGTAGTAACATGTGCGATACTGCGTACTTGTGTTGTCAGGTTCGAAGCCATGACGTTGACATTTTCAGTTATTTCTTTCCACGCTCCTTCGACATCCTCTACTCTTGCCTGACCACCAAGAATACCCTCAGTACCAACAGACCTAGCTAACGTAGTGACCTCAGTAGCGAAAGTCTGCAAACGATCCACCATCTTATTGATAGTCGACTTAAGGTCCAAAATTTCACCCTTACAATCTGCGGATACCTTTTGAGACAAATCACCTCGAGCTACAGCAGTAGTAACATTGGCAATATTTCTTACTTGATCAGTAAGATTACTGGCCATGGCATTTACATTATCGGTAAGCTCTTTCCAAATTCCCTcaacatcttcaatttGGGCTTGGCCACCAAGTCGACCTTCTACACCTGTTTCACGAGCTACTCGCGTGACCTCAAAAGCAAAAGTACGCAGCTGATCCACCATTGTATTAATCGTTTTTTGCAACTCGAGGATCTCTCCTTGGGCATGAACATTGATTTTACGGGACAAATCACCCTTAGCAACCGCACGAGTGACGTCAGCAATTTCTCTCACTTGGTTTGTCAGGTTGGATGCCATAACATTAACATTATCCGTGAGTTCTCGCCAAACACCTACTGTT
The Sugiyamaella lignohabitans strain CBS 10342 chromosome A, complete sequence genome window above contains:
- a CDS encoding U2-snRNP associated splicing factor, with the protein product MATPINLAEFRVGGQNDRGRTRVLTGTQIEEEKPRSNRKRRTNYLSTPLLSPKEVVKSAYASITTQQRKYKDRKELSRNYIQVRDNSNGTRQGAGHNWFVFPEKSRAKLAFNDVLESWPHFLEKYGRCVENQSDTKLPACFKGSGLMIPPESHDEPQRVEAVKEYLNRRQWNKLACFRSLMANMMSQYQVSGLTISLVDRSRQIVKFEFGFPISNFSRSISIDGHAILSKDHFVLLDASQDWRMKYNPFVHGHPFIKFYAAVPLMSPDRYVIGAVAVFDSYIRQKIPENLIETLKSLSRKLSDFISAEASTELSKTEPETKNGSTYERLLNKNIVSSKSDENSSKLFYPQNYLKLGLCSSTGLKYSPTLIQSYQILNELKDCQDGKAAIAKAAKMIAGVLELDVVYAVEVHITESYSTRLSRFPFPTGHKFPDNISKQEIIGRSRILGTPSVSINFVGGYNIQEVVHRFDNDVHQTAFDSPYGIQYNSAK
- a CDS encoding RnaseH domain, transposon factor, producing the protein MADHKNPLRYFLNESSKNELSKLVQLRTAKGAFGMFFKRFKINNRPRQCECGEEEDVKHLLCECPVTENHRQILRDASATLDLKVPLDSKKGLKAVLAFLAKTLRLL
- the GAS3 gene encoding Gas3p (Putative 1,3-beta-glucanosyltransferase; has similarity go other GAS family members; low abundance, possibly inactive member of the GAS family of GPI-containing proteins; localizes to the cell wall; mRNA induced during sporulation; GO_component: GO:0031225 - anchored component of membrane [Evidence IEA]; GO_component: GO:0005618 - cell wall [Evidence IEA,IEA]; GO_component: GO:0005576 - extracellular region [Evidence IEA]; GO_component: GO:0009277 - fungal-type cell wall [Evidence IDA] [PMID 10383953]; GO_component: GO:0009277 - fungal-type cell wall [Evidence IDA] [PMID 15781460]; GO_component: GO:0016021 - integral component of membrane [Evidence ISM] [PMID 12192589]; GO_component: GO:0016020 - membrane [Evidence IEA,IEA]; GO_component: GO:0005886 - plasma membrane [Evidence IDA] [PMID 16622836]; GO_component: GO:0005886 - plasma membrane [Evidence IDA] [PMID 17507646]; GO_function: GO:0042124 - 1,3-beta-glucanosyltransferase activity [Evidence ISS] [PMID 10769178]; GO_function: GO:0042124 - 1,3-beta-glucanosyltransferase activity [Evidence IDA] [PMID 17397106]; GO_function: GO:0016740 - transferase activity [Evidence IEA]; GO_process: GO:0008150 - biological_process [Evidence ND]; GO_process: GO:0005975 - carbohydrate metabolic process [Evidence IEA]), with the translated sequence MVKAFSLFGLSVAVLASTVSGLIPITIKGSRFVRPGTQASDAGQEFIILGVDYQPGGSSSFDPSGSSDVLTDQDACLRDAFVLQQLGVNTIRVYSVNPWLNHDACMSVFNAAGIYVVLDVNNPYQSLSRSDPNSTYNEGYLNNVFGVIDAFKGYPNVLGFFSGNEVVNDKGSAEATPQYIRAVQRDMKQYISLHADRPIPVGYSSTDDIALRLATWQYLQCGNDTSKSDFYGLNSYEWCSGQNDWQSSGYGTLESSFNDTSIPVFLSEYGCNTVSPRTFTEVNEGIYAELENVSLAVWFMNILRKYPTMDLSPLMIMAMLL